Proteins encoded in a region of the Moritella marina ATCC 15381 genome:
- a CDS encoding VirK/YbjX family protein, which produces MSKTNLSELADLIYPKSKGLKKIKKKARFYFWAATNGKAIEAMTTLFANDNLKPILANNPEILEKPLKPFLCVNWSNSERIKHITEHYQYIDDTFGENSNAIISSKGITILDFESLNGDTYRVQLYRGASREGGLGIRLVNDKEQSVYALACNISGTTTKTMHIGMLQGPRDSIEDRHALIKVLTKSLHGLRTKSLLVEMALMLARVLGVDEVKAISNKGHIYQALRYIGSKRSSVTFDYDGLWDEFEATKIDTYFYGLPVFTPRKDPLTLKKTKRKMYTKRYQWLDDSEIAMANNLAPWLMNPPAIQSSANVIDDIINGATDSTINSTDNTVEHTQAA; this is translated from the coding sequence ATGTCTAAAACTAATCTCTCTGAACTAGCCGACCTGATTTACCCAAAAAGCAAAGGCCTGAAGAAAATAAAAAAGAAAGCGAGATTTTATTTTTGGGCTGCGACTAACGGTAAAGCCATCGAAGCAATGACCACTTTGTTTGCTAATGATAATTTAAAGCCAATTTTAGCCAACAATCCCGAGATCCTAGAAAAACCTTTAAAACCTTTTCTTTGCGTAAACTGGTCTAACTCAGAACGCATTAAGCATATAACAGAACATTATCAATATATTGATGATACCTTTGGTGAAAATTCAAATGCCATTATTTCCAGCAAAGGGATAACCATTTTAGATTTTGAAAGCTTAAACGGGGACACATATCGTGTACAACTATACCGCGGAGCCAGCCGTGAAGGTGGCCTAGGTATTCGTTTAGTGAATGACAAAGAGCAAAGTGTCTATGCTTTAGCCTGTAATATTTCCGGTACTACAACTAAAACAATGCATATTGGTATGCTGCAAGGTCCGCGTGATTCAATCGAAGATCGTCACGCTCTAATTAAAGTCTTAACCAAATCATTACACGGTTTACGCACTAAATCATTACTCGTTGAAATGGCGTTAATGCTGGCGCGGGTTTTAGGCGTGGATGAAGTAAAAGCGATTTCCAATAAAGGTCATATCTATCAAGCATTACGTTATATCGGCTCTAAACGTAGCTCTGTTACTTTCGATTATGATGGTCTGTGGGACGAGTTTGAAGCGACTAAAATAGACACTTACTTCTATGGCTTACCGGTATTTACGCCCCGAAAAGATCCTCTCACATTGAAGAAAACCAAGCGTAAAATGTATACGAAACGCTACCAGTGGCTGGATGATAGTGAAATTGCCATGGCAAACAATTTAGCGCCATGGTTAATGAATCCACCAGCAATTCAGTCAAGCGCTAACGTTATAGATGACATTATAAATGGCGCTACAGATAGCACTATAAATAGCACTGACAATACCGTAGAACACACACAAGCCGCTTAG
- a CDS encoding GNAT family N-acetyltransferase codes for MLITTERLTMRQITESDWPLFLRLNTEPCVIEKCFDQPCVEDVRARFASRLPRWSVTSGAWLCLVITDRETNQAVGITGFDYDGRSAEVGYLLLPEYFGLGYATESLQGVIAWATRVHLISAFQGIVTEGNVDSEKVLAKCGFKLHEVIADAYCIGGVLYADRIYKLNT; via the coding sequence ATGTTAATAACCACAGAGCGTTTAACGATGCGTCAAATTACCGAGTCTGATTGGCCGCTATTTTTACGTTTAAATACAGAGCCCTGTGTCATCGAAAAATGTTTTGATCAACCTTGTGTTGAGGATGTTCGCGCTAGATTTGCTTCACGTTTACCACGCTGGTCGGTGACGTCTGGTGCTTGGCTGTGTTTGGTTATCACTGATCGTGAGACTAATCAGGCGGTAGGAATCACGGGTTTTGATTATGATGGTCGATCTGCAGAAGTGGGTTATCTGTTATTACCGGAATATTTTGGCCTGGGCTATGCGACTGAATCATTACAGGGCGTTATCGCTTGGGCAACGCGGGTACATTTGATCTCGGCATTTCAAGGTATTGTGACAGAGGGGAATGTTGATTCAGAAAAGGTATTGGCTAAGTGCGGCTTTAAGTTACACGAGGTGATCGCGGATGCTTATTGTATCGGTGGGGTATTATACGCGGACCGGATTTATAAGCTGAATACCTGA